The genomic segment CTCAAAAAGACTGTTTAAGCCTGAACCTGAGGAAGCAATGGTCTTGGCGGTAGAAGTAGCCAACCGTTGAGCAAAAAGATCTACTGATTTCATTACCGCTTGCGAAGTAATATATTGAGCGGTGATATCATACAATCCTTTGGCTTTCTCCCAAATAAAACTCACCACATCTTTACCAGTTTGCGTAATGGTGGCGCCAATAGCACCGAAATCAGCTACCGCCATGGCTTGCGAGCGTAATGGTAAAATTATCGCCGTTAAAATAATGATCACGACCAATAATTTACTCAGAAAAAGTTTTATTTTGCACCACATCTATTTATTATTATTTTGTTGATTGATAACTTTTTTGAAAATCTCTTTTAGTTCACTTTCCGTAACGTTAGCTAGATCCTCAGCCTTAGCGCCACCCTGAATTAAAATAGCTTTAATTTGCTCAACAGATAATTTATCAATATTTTCCGGCGATGTCAGTTTACTAAGCTCTTCAGGAACATTAACGTTGCTACCCGCCACCACTTTAGCGTCGGCGTACAAGGTTTTTAGTTCACTTTCGGTCATTTTCTTTAACTCGGACTCACCAAATCCCATTGTCATCAGCTCTCTGATCATCTCGGGCGCTGTTTTTTCTATTTGCTCAACGCCGCCAGTGTCTTTAATATTGCCACAGTTCTCACCAACGCAATTGGGATCAGAGCCGGCAAGCACTTCATCCTTGTCAGTAACACCATCAGAGTCACTATCGTCTAAATACGGCGAGGTGTTATAGATATATAGCTCCAGATAGTCCGAAAGGCCGTCATTATCACTATCAACTTTCTTTAATTTTTCCATTTTTTCCGTTTCCGTTAAAAAAAGATTATCATGCTGTTCGTTACTGTTGGTATTTTCCTTAATTTGCAGAGCAAACGGTGCAGCAATATTTTTTTGCACCTGCCAAAACGCAAAACCAAAAACACTGACGGCTATAACAAAGACCGCCAGGTAAGACAACTGTTTTTTTCTGAATTCCATCATCTTGTCATCTAACTATTACCACCAAATTATAATAAATAATTATCATTACGTCAAAGACTTGATTGTCATAATTAGCCAGTAGTGTATCGGGTGCTTAATCCATCTCCTCTTTGTCACACTATATCAATCCGATTCCCCGGTACTCTGATTTCCTGATCTCCCGATTCCAGCGCTAGCTTTCACCACCCGCTGCGCAAGCGCTAGCGTGGCGAGATGGCGGATGAGGAGGAGTCTCTCAGCTTGTCTGAGCGCCTGACGTTCATTCTTTAGTAATAGTGTTTCCTGCATCCGTGCTGATAGTAAAAAATAAGTCTCTATCATTGACGGAATTAGGTCACCGAACATTTTTTGTAGTAGTGTGCTTCGTGCTGGGCGGGTATTAACGTTTACCGCTCGCATCCTGCCCGCTCGCCTCGCTGGAGCTTCAGCGTAAGCGGGGAGGCAGTCGCGAGAGATTTCTCCCCAGCCTTTCGCGAAAGGCTGGATCGAAATGACTAGGTCCTTGGGTGGCCAAACAGCGCTAGCTTCCGCCACCCGCTGCGCAAGCGTTAGCGTGGCGAGATGGCGGACCCGCCTCTGGCGGGCAAAACCACGTTTGTCATCCAATTAACCAGGTTCCATAATTTCCGGATATCCTGATTCCCCGGTACTCTGACCATCATCAATCTACTCATACACCTCACTGGCCAAAGACAACCATTGATCCAAATATAAGTCTTGAGCTCGAGCCATTTCATTAATCTTTAATTTTTTGAGAATTTTAATAACTTCTTTTTTTTCACAGTGCCAACTGTTGCTTAAATTATTAACTAAAGTTTTCCGCCGACCAGCAAAGCTGGCTTTCAGTAAAGACCAAAAATCTTGTTCTGTTAACTTAGCTTTCTTCAATTTCTTAATATAATCGTCATTAATTATAATATGCAGTAGTGCGGAATTAACATCCGGCTCTGGCCAAAAACTACTACTGGGCACCATAGTCACAATTGTTGGTTGGCCATAAAATTGCACACTGAGTGACAATAAACTGCGTTGACCGTTCTTGGCCACTACTCGTTGGGCCACTTCCCGCTGGACCAAAATTAACAAATCCTTGGGTTTGGGATCGTAACTTAAAAATTTTCTCAACAGTCGTGAAGTTATCTGATAAGGGATATTGGCAATCACCCGATAACTTTTGCTGCCCAACTGTGCCAATAATTCAGCGTTCTTAATAGTTAAAATATTATTAGTAACTACTTCAATGTTTTGATAAATATTTCCTAGTCGCGTAATAGCCAATGCTGCTCGCGGATCCATTTCCACCGCCAATACTTTTTTCGCTCGACTGGCTAGCTCTTTGGTTAAAACACCAAAACCCGGTCCAACTTCAACTATGTGATCCGTTTTTTTTATCTTCGCCGTACTAATAATCTCTGCCAAAACTTCGGCGTCAATCAAATAATTCTGACCCATTTTTTTACTGGGTTCTAGATCATACTGGGCACACAAATTCTGAACTTCGGTTAATAAATCCATATTTAAAGTAATAAGTATAGTAAGGCAAACAACGCCGCTAAAACAAAACTGACATAAAATGGTATCAGGGCACCACTGATAATAAATAATAATAAACACATAATTCCGGCCATTGCTACCTTGCCCACCGCTAGCGTCATTTCCAAAAATAAAACCTGGTGAATAGCTTCTGGCCGTCTGGATTCGCGATAAAACATGGTAATCATTGGTACCAAAATAGTATTTTTGGTCATCTGAGAAACAGTATCGGTCATCAAAACACCTAAGGGTCTCGCAATAGCCAGTCTCGCCAACCAATTAAGAAAATAAAAACAAGCGCCGATGTGCAGTATTTTTCCCGCTTCGGTTTTGTCTG from the Candidatus Komeilibacteria bacterium CG_4_10_14_0_2_um_filter_37_10 genome contains:
- the rsmA gene encoding ribosomal RNA small subunit methyltransferase A, producing MDLLTEVQNLCAQYDLEPSKKMGQNYLIDAEVLAEIISTAKIKKTDHIVEVGPGFGVLTKELASRAKKVLAVEMDPRAALAITRLGNIYQNIEVVTNNILTIKNAELLAQLGSKSYRVIANIPYQITSRLLRKFLSYDPKPKDLLILVQREVAQRVVAKNGQRSLLSLSVQFYGQPTIVTMVPSSSFWPEPDVNSALLHIIINDDYIKKLKKAKLTEQDFWSLLKASFAGRRKTLVNNLSNSWHCEKKEVIKILKKLKINEMARAQDLYLDQWLSLASEVYE